TATTAGCCCAAGTactgttcttttttatttttatattatttataagaaaCTGTAACCAAATATCTCATTGGATACTGATTACAGAAAAGCATTTGTGGATTGAGCCAAGGCTTTCTTCAATAGAGTACAAAGATCAATGCCCTCTTCTTGTAACCTGTTTTCATACCAACATCTGAACCCTCCCATGAAGATTAAAAGAACACTTAAGAAAGCCTAGAAATAAATGATTAATGAAGATATACTACTTACTTGCCATCGTACAAACTGAAAAGACCATGGGCATGAATGAGGTCATATGTCCTTGGGTAAGTAGAAAAACCTTCACACCTGAAATAGCATCACCAGAAAAGAATAAATGATTAACAAATGACCAACATTAGTGACAGATGGGCTATGCTCCAGGGCTTATTTAGCACATAATAGTACACAGAACCTGACAAAAAATGGAGGCAACATTTCTTTTACGTCAACCTATTTAGACAGACTACTTCTGTGACACTTTTTTGAAGTTTAACAAAAATCTTCAGCTACCAGAAGACATTTTTAGCAGTAGAGGAAATACTAATAGGTATCTTGAAAGCACATACTCCAGAAAGCAGGTAATATAATTGAATGGTAAATGAAGGAATTTCCACATAATTTGCTAAAAGGACGCTTTAGAGAAACAATTATCAGATAGGTGGGAGAAGTTCAGAATAGGGTACCAGTCATGATAGATTCCAATCAATCCTCGCTCATATATGACACCCAGCGTATTTTTCTCAGCTATTGTGGGCACAACATTCATGACCCACAATTTTGGAGATTCAAGTGCTGCAGCAAAACCACCCAAACCAGCATTCATATCCATAATGTTGCGATACCTTCCTGAGTCAATTAGTTTATTGATTCTCCTATATGCATTTACATGCTTCTTCCATTTGTTGTTATCCTCCTCGTAGGCCTCAACAGAAACTCCGGGAACAGACCCACTAGCAATTCTAGGGGGTACAGCATAAAGCCTTTTTGGAAATGGCTCCAGCTCCCCACCAGCAGCTCCATCTGCATTGTTGCTGTCAGGATATGGAGTTATGCATGCCTCCATTTTCTCATACCTGATACCCATCACAATGAAgacaaattaagaaaataaacgTATATCTATGTTAAGCGGATAAGCAAAGCTCAAAACTGAGAGTCTGGCCCTTTTGAtgcaaaatttaaaactaaaatttatatagcaaggttttttttaatgcagaTGATAACAAACCCTGTGCTACTACTAAAGTTTTAACGTAATAATATCTGAATACCATTAACATTGATTCAAAAGTGGTCGCAAATTGAGAACAAAAATTGGATGCCTGTAAAGTTATAAAGGGAGAAATTATTGAtcaatttcttttgtcaaTAAATAACTGAATGAAGGCCTGCCATTTAAAAAGAATGACAAACACAATGTAAAGTACAGGAAAATACCAGACGGCATCTGCTTCATCAGATTTGCAAAAGGTAGCATGGGAGTCATCTTTTCTGTCTCCACATGAATCAGTATTTACCCTCTTCTGCCAAATGGCAGTTTCACCCTTCTCAGACTTCTTCTCCCAGCAAAGAAGTTTAGCAACTTCTTCGATCTTTCTCTGTTCCTCCTCAAGCTCCTCCCTCGGACGCTGCCATGATTTGTAATTATTCCTCCAATTGATTGGAGGACCCGAAAGCACCCAATAACCTCCAGGCCTAAGAACTCGGTCAACTTCCATGAGATATTTTCCATCTGTgcataaaagataaaaatttaATGTCACAAATGACTACTGTTTATTAGACATCAACAATTCATACCAAGTAGAAGTGTTTTGAGTTTGGTGTATCTAATTCTTACCATTTACTCCCCATGGAATCAAACAACGAGAACAGTGAGCCATGTCAAACGCTCTGGATGGATATGGCAGCTTTATTGTTCCCAGAACACCAATAACTGCAGGTACACCCCTTTCAAGAGCAAATTGGACCTGTGCCTCATGGGAATCTCTGGGTGCAAACGACATGGCAAGAACATTTCTACTCAACAAGTACGCACCCCAACTGGCAACCTGAGCAAAATAGACCATTGTTACATCATATGGATCACTCATATAGAAGAATGCGATAAATTTCCTCTCAAGAAgagaaagtgaaaataaaaacagatgGAAGTCAAGGTTAAAGAAACAGGTGAAGTGGTGGAACACAACATACCCCACAACCAGTGTCCAATGCAGTTCTAACTGTCCCATTCTTTATTGGTATCACAGAAGCAAGCTGATCAATATATTTATCTGCCCCTTGAGGAAACTGTGTTCCTCCACCAGGGAACCTAAACACTTTACCCTCATATTGGATCCAGTTCTGGACAGCCTTTTCAACAGTCAAGCTCTTATAGGGTGCATTCGCATATGGTACATAGTCACGGCTCTTTGGCCAGGGAAATGGAGTTACATATCCCTTTGGCGCTGGAATAAGGCAATGTAACTTCTCTTCCTCCGGAGGGCAATGTCTCTCTCGATAATTCATATCGTCCCTTGGGAATGTCATTGCACGCTTCTGATCTTGGCATGGGGTGTAATCAGTGTAACGAGGATGACATGGTTTGAAAACTTTGGGCTTCGATTCAGATTCATCGATTTTCCCAGATTCACCAGCATGGTGGGATTCAAAACTTAAACTTGGAATGATATTGCAGTCAGCCCCATTCTTAGTAATCTCTAAAGCTATACTATCTCCCTTCCCAAACCCACTTCTCTGCCAAGCACCCAATATATAGAAAAAACAGCACAAACCAGCTACAA
The window above is part of the Prunus dulcis chromosome 1, ALMONDv2, whole genome shotgun sequence genome. Proteins encoded here:
- the LOC117623590 gene encoding probable methyltransferase PMT2; protein product: MALKTNADGRTRSSVQIFIVAGLCCFFYILGAWQRSGFGKGDSIALEITKNGADCNIIPSLSFESHHAGESGKIDESESKPKVFKPCHPRYTDYTPCQDQKRAMTFPRDDMNYRERHCPPEEEKLHCLIPAPKGYVTPFPWPKSRDYVPYANAPYKSLTVEKAVQNWIQYEGKVFRFPGGGTQFPQGADKYIDQLASVIPIKNGTVRTALDTGCGVASWGAYLLSRNVLAMSFAPRDSHEAQVQFALERGVPAVIGVLGTIKLPYPSRAFDMAHCSRCLIPWGVNDGKYLMEVDRVLRPGGYWVLSGPPINWRNNYKSWQRPREELEEEQRKIEEVAKLLCWEKKSEKGETAIWQKRVNTDSCGDRKDDSHATFCKSDEADAVWYEKMEACITPYPDSNNADGAAGGELEPFPKRLYAVPPRIASGSVPGVSVEAYEEDNNKWKKHVNAYRRINKLIDSGRYRNIMDMNAGLGGFAAALESPKLWVMNVVPTIAEKNTLGVIYERGLIGIYHDWCEGFSTYPRTYDLIHAHGLFSLYDGKCDWEDILIEMDRILRPEGAVVFRDEVDVLIKVKKIVGGMRWDTKMVDHEDGPLVPEKVLIAVKQYWVAGGNSTSSQ